From the Bacteroidia bacterium genome, one window contains:
- a CDS encoding sigma-70 family RNA polymerase sigma factor, with the protein MQEYSDKELLDKFKNSDLAERNFAFNLIVRKYQKKIYWHIRKILIDHDDSNDVTQNVFIKVWKNLDGFKEDSQLYTWLYRIATNESLTFLKQKKRKNLVPFSDVEYSLSNSLQSDQYMKGDEIQLKLQNAILTLPNKQRIVFNMKYFDNIKYEEMSKILDTSVGALKASYHHAVKKIENIIKNG; encoded by the coding sequence ATGCAAGAATACAGCGATAAAGAACTATTAGATAAATTCAAAAATTCCGATTTAGCGGAAAGGAATTTTGCATTTAATCTTATCGTACGCAAGTATCAAAAAAAAATATATTGGCACATTCGCAAAATCCTTATCGACCACGACGATAGCAACGATGTTACCCAAAATGTATTTATCAAAGTGTGGAAAAATTTAGATGGTTTTAAGGAAGATTCTCAATTATACACTTGGCTGTATCGCATTGCTACCAATGAATCACTGACTTTTTTAAAACAAAAAAAGCGCAAAAATCTCGTTCCTTTTTCGGATGTAGAATATTCTTTGTCCAACTCTTTGCAAAGCGATCAATACATGAAAGGCGATGAAATTCAGTTGAAATTGCAAAATGCGATTTTAACGCTTCCAAACAAACAACGCATCGTTTTTAATATGAAATATTTTGACAATATAAAGTACGAAGAAATGTCTAAAATCCTTGATACATCTGTCGGCGCGTTGAAAGCATCATATCATCATGCTGTAAA